A genomic segment from Bos mutus isolate GX-2022 chromosome 27, NWIPB_WYAK_1.1, whole genome shotgun sequence encodes:
- the ANKRD37 gene encoding ankyrin repeat domain-containing protein 37 isoform X3, with the protein MLLLDCNPEVDSLKHLLETGASVNAPPDPCEQSPVHLAAGGGLACFLLWQLQTGADLNQQLPQAIKLTHQLPQECFGETKICCLVCKDVFGEAPLHKAARVGSMECLSLLVASDAQIDLCNKNGQTAEDLAWSCGFPECAKFLTTIKCMQTIKSREQPNKDHCVQVLRLKRSFGSEEYTSGKRKC; encoded by the exons ATGCTGCTGCTCGATTGCAACCCAGAG GTGGATAGTCTGAAGCATCTGCTGGAGACCGGGGCCTCCGTCAACGCACCCCCGGATCCCTGTGAGCAGTCGCCCGTCCACTTGGCTGCAGGTGGCGGCCTTGCTTGCTTTCTTCTCTGGCAGCTGCAGACGGGCGCTGACCTCAACCAGCAG CTTCCTCAAGCAATAAAGCTCACTCATCAACTTCCACAAGAGTGTTTTGGGGAGACTAAAATATGCTGTCTTGTCTGTAAGGATGTTTTTGGAGAAGCTCCACTACACAAGGCAGCAAGAGTTGGAAGCATGGAATGCCTCAGTCTACTTGTAGCCAGTGATGCCCAAATTGA ttTATGTAATAAGAATGGGCAAACAGCTGAAGATCTTGCTTGGTCATGTGGATTTCCAGAATGTGCCAAGTTTCTTACAACAATTAAATGTATGCAGACAATAAAATCAAGGGAACAACCCAATAAAGATCATTGTGTTCAAGTGCTCAGACTGAAACGAAGTTTTGGAAGTGAGGAATATACAAGTGGGAAAAGGAAGTGTTG A
- the ANKRD37 gene encoding ankyrin repeat domain-containing protein 37 isoform X2, translating into MLLLDCNPEVDSLKHLLETGASVNAPPDPCEQSPVHLAAGGGLACFLLWQLQTGADLNQQLPQAIKLTHQLPQECFGETKICCLVCKDVFGEAPLHKAARVGSMECLSLLVASDAQIDLCNKNGQTAEDLAWSCGFPECAKFLTTIKCMQTIKSREQPNKDHCVQVLRLKRSFGSEEYTSGKRKCW; encoded by the exons ATGCTGCTGCTCGATTGCAACCCAGAG GTGGATAGTCTGAAGCATCTGCTGGAGACCGGGGCCTCCGTCAACGCACCCCCGGATCCCTGTGAGCAGTCGCCCGTCCACTTGGCTGCAGGTGGCGGCCTTGCTTGCTTTCTTCTCTGGCAGCTGCAGACGGGCGCTGACCTCAACCAGCAG CTTCCTCAAGCAATAAAGCTCACTCATCAACTTCCACAAGAGTGTTTTGGGGAGACTAAAATATGCTGTCTTGTCTGTAAGGATGTTTTTGGAGAAGCTCCACTACACAAGGCAGCAAGAGTTGGAAGCATGGAATGCCTCAGTCTACTTGTAGCCAGTGATGCCCAAATTGA ttTATGTAATAAGAATGGGCAAACAGCTGAAGATCTTGCTTGGTCATGTGGATTTCCAGAATGTGCCAAGTTTCTTACAACAATTAAATGTATGCAGACAATAAAATCAAGGGAACAACCCAATAAAGATCATTGTGTTCAAGTGCTCAGACTGAAACGAAGTTTTGGAAGTGAGGAATATACAAGTGGGAAAAGGAAGTGTTG